From the Mauremys reevesii isolate NIE-2019 linkage group 19, ASM1616193v1, whole genome shotgun sequence genome, one window contains:
- the AK1 gene encoding adenylate kinase isoenzyme 1 isoform X4, which yields MATEKLKNSKIIFVVGGPGSGKGTQCERIVQKYGYTHLSTGDLLRAEVNSGSERGKKLSAIMEKGELVPLDTVLDMLRDAMVAKADVSKGFLIDGYPREVKQGEEFEKKIAPPTLLLYVDAGKDTMVKRLLKRGETSGRVDDNEETIKKRLDTYYKATEPVITFYEKRGIVRKLNAEGSVDDVFVQVCTHLDALK from the exons AGAAACTGAAGAACAGCAAAATCATCTTCGTGGTGG GCGGGCCTGGCTCAGGAAAAGGGACCCAATGTGAGAGGATTGTCCAGAAGTATGGCTACACCCACCTGTCCACCGGTGACCTCCTGAGGGCAGAGGTCAACTCCGGCTCGGAGAGAGGCAAGAAGCTCTCTGCCATCATGGAGAAGGGAGAGCTGGTGCCCCTG gacacAGTGCTTGATATGCTGCGAGACGCCATGGTGGCCAAGGCAGATGTCTCCAAGGGGTTCCTGATTGACGGCTACCCCCGAGAGGTGAAGCAAGGCGAGGAGTTTGAGAAGAAG ATCGCGCCCCCAACGCTGCTGCTCTATGTGGATGCCGGGAAGGACACCATGGTCAAGCGTTTGTTGAAACGGGGTGAGACCAGCGGGCGGGTGGATGACAATGAGGAGACGATCAAGAAGCGCCTGGACACTTACTACAAGGCTACAGAGCCGGTCATCACGTTCTACGAGAAAAGAGGGATCGTCCGGAAG CTGAACGCCGAAGGCTCCGTGGACGACGTGTTCGTACAGGTCTGCACTCATCTGGATGCCCTGAAGTAA
- the AK1 gene encoding adenylate kinase isoenzyme 1 isoform X3 — protein sequence MGTECSCLATSVEKAGKEKLKNSKIIFVVGGPGSGKGTQCERIVQKYGYTHLSTGDLLRAEVNSGSERGKKLSAIMEKGELVPLDTVLDMLRDAMVAKADVSKGFLIDGYPREVKQGEEFEKKIAPPTLLLYVDAGKDTMVKRLLKRGETSGRVDDNEETIKKRLDTYYKATEPVITFYEKRGIVRKLNAEGSVDDVFVQVCTHLDALK from the exons ATGGGGACAGAGTGCTCCTGCCTGGCTACCTCCGTGGAAAAGGCTGGCAAAG AGAAACTGAAGAACAGCAAAATCATCTTCGTGGTGG GCGGGCCTGGCTCAGGAAAAGGGACCCAATGTGAGAGGATTGTCCAGAAGTATGGCTACACCCACCTGTCCACCGGTGACCTCCTGAGGGCAGAGGTCAACTCCGGCTCGGAGAGAGGCAAGAAGCTCTCTGCCATCATGGAGAAGGGAGAGCTGGTGCCCCTG gacacAGTGCTTGATATGCTGCGAGACGCCATGGTGGCCAAGGCAGATGTCTCCAAGGGGTTCCTGATTGACGGCTACCCCCGAGAGGTGAAGCAAGGCGAGGAGTTTGAGAAGAAG ATCGCGCCCCCAACGCTGCTGCTCTATGTGGATGCCGGGAAGGACACCATGGTCAAGCGTTTGTTGAAACGGGGTGAGACCAGCGGGCGGGTGGATGACAATGAGGAGACGATCAAGAAGCGCCTGGACACTTACTACAAGGCTACAGAGCCGGTCATCACGTTCTACGAGAAAAGAGGGATCGTCCGGAAG CTGAACGCCGAAGGCTCCGTGGACGACGTGTTCGTACAGGTCTGCACTCATCTGGATGCCCTGAAGTAA